One Actinospica robiniae DSM 44927 genomic region harbors:
- a CDS encoding Mrp/NBP35 family ATP-binding protein, translated as MTVATVTEEQVRTALARVQDPEIRRPITEIGMVKSVAVEGGAVNVGIYLTVAGCPHKDPLRTDISREVGALAGVTSVDIELDVMSQEQRQQLQAQLRGGRAEREIPFAKPGSLTRVFAVASGKGGVGKSSVTVNLAAAMAAGGLKVGIVDADIYGHSVPRMLGVTERPTQVQDMIMAPVAHNVRVISIGMFTPGNEPVVWRGPMLHRALQQFLADVYWGDLDVLLLDLPPGTGDVAISVAQLVPNAEILVVTTPQQAAAEVAERAGTIAMQTRQRIAGVVENMSWMPCPHCDERVEVFGSGGGQTVADALTRVTGANVPLLGQIPIDLRLREGGDGGVPVVLSDPQAPASAVLGQIAEKLTVRSRGLVGMSLSVSKA; from the coding sequence ATGACCGTAGCGACCGTCACCGAAGAGCAGGTCCGCACCGCGCTCGCGCGGGTGCAGGACCCGGAGATCCGCCGTCCGATCACCGAGATCGGCATGGTGAAATCCGTGGCGGTCGAAGGCGGCGCCGTGAACGTCGGGATCTACCTGACCGTGGCCGGCTGCCCGCACAAGGACCCGCTGCGCACCGACATCTCCCGCGAGGTCGGCGCCCTCGCCGGCGTCACCAGCGTGGACATCGAGCTCGACGTGATGAGCCAGGAGCAGCGCCAGCAGCTCCAGGCCCAGCTGCGCGGCGGCCGGGCCGAGCGGGAGATCCCGTTCGCCAAGCCCGGCTCGCTCACCCGCGTGTTCGCGGTCGCCTCCGGCAAGGGCGGCGTCGGCAAGAGCTCGGTGACGGTGAACCTGGCCGCGGCCATGGCGGCCGGCGGGCTGAAGGTCGGCATCGTGGACGCGGACATCTACGGCCACTCCGTGCCGCGGATGCTCGGCGTGACCGAGCGGCCGACCCAGGTGCAGGACATGATCATGGCGCCGGTCGCGCACAACGTCCGGGTGATCTCCATCGGCATGTTCACCCCGGGCAACGAGCCGGTGGTCTGGCGCGGCCCGATGCTGCACCGGGCGCTGCAGCAGTTCCTCGCCGACGTCTACTGGGGCGACCTCGACGTGCTGCTGCTCGACCTGCCGCCCGGCACCGGCGACGTGGCGATCTCGGTCGCCCAGCTCGTGCCGAACGCCGAGATCCTGGTGGTCACCACCCCGCAGCAGGCCGCCGCCGAGGTGGCCGAGCGCGCGGGCACGATCGCGATGCAGACCCGCCAGCGGATCGCCGGCGTGGTGGAGAACATGTCCTGGATGCCCTGCCCGCACTGCGACGAGCGGGTCGAGGTCTTCGGCAGCGGCGGCGGCCAGACCGTCGCGGACGCGCTGACCCGGGTCACCGGCGCGAACGTCCCCCTGCTCGGCCAGATCCCGATCGACCTGCGCCTGCGCGAAGGTGGCGACGGCGGCGTCCCCGTGGTCCTGTCCGACCCGCAGGCCCCGGCGAGCGCGGTCCTCGGCCAGATCGCCGAGAAGCTCACCGTCCGCTCCCGCGGTCTGGTCGGCATGTCCCTGAGCGTCTCGAAGGCCTAG
- a CDS encoding MarC family protein encodes MNVTLFGTSFVTLLVIMDPPGTVPVFLGLTSGRSKRDRRKLALQASVVSFGVISCFAAFGHQILNYLGITVSALEGSGGLLLLLVALELLTGRADEPSEAADVNVALVPLGTPLLAGPGAIVAVILFVQQIHGASDFLAVGAAIVATHLVIWLTMRYSVLVIRVIKESGVTLVTRIAGLLLAAIAVQMVADAVHSYLLAWHFGHQ; translated from the coding sequence ATGAATGTCACCCTCTTCGGCACCAGCTTCGTCACGCTGCTGGTGATCATGGATCCGCCCGGCACGGTGCCGGTCTTCCTCGGACTGACCTCCGGCCGCTCCAAGCGGGACCGGCGCAAGCTGGCGCTGCAGGCCTCCGTCGTCTCCTTCGGCGTGATCAGCTGCTTCGCTGCGTTCGGGCACCAGATTCTGAACTACCTGGGCATCACCGTGTCCGCGCTGGAGGGGTCGGGCGGCCTGCTGCTCCTGCTGGTCGCGCTGGAGCTGCTGACCGGGCGCGCGGACGAGCCGAGCGAGGCGGCGGACGTGAACGTGGCGCTGGTGCCGCTGGGCACGCCGCTGCTGGCCGGCCCGGGCGCGATCGTCGCGGTGATCCTGTTCGTGCAGCAGATCCACGGCGCCAGCGACTTCCTGGCGGTGGGCGCCGCGATCGTGGCCACGCACCTGGTGATCTGGCTGACGATGCGTTACTCGGTGCTGGTCATCCGGGTCATCAAGGAGTCCGGCGTCACGCTGGTGACCCGGATCGCGGGTCTGCTGCTGGCGGCCATCGCGGTGCAGATGGTGGCCGACGCGGTGCACTCCTACCTGCTCGCCTGGCACTTCGGGCATCAGTGA
- a CDS encoding alpha/beta fold hydrolase gives MSVPPRVPGRLVGVAGLATHVVAEPGPGSGARPPVLLSSGLGGGWYDWKLVLPRLAEHAPALCFDRPGLGWSEPSRLGPTLAGEAERIKALLTTPGVLAPGAAPVGPAVVVGFSLSGFHVEAFARLHPELVAGMVLIDGSAEPEPAAPPTPEQAARSLELWQTVGQFAARTGAAALGTPLMRALAVRATRLGGADLADAAEVSAAGASGRVFTAGLLENATYHALAAQLLELRCERPFPQELPLRVIAAYGVSPVARLLPFAGGSLRRRREQWRARQQQLTRMSAHGKLIELEDSAHFVPYDRPDAIVEAVAEVWAQLV, from the coding sequence GTGAGCGTCCCGCCGCGCGTGCCCGGGCGCCTGGTCGGCGTGGCCGGGCTGGCCACCCACGTCGTGGCCGAGCCCGGGCCGGGGTCCGGTGCCCGCCCCCCGGTGCTGCTCAGCTCCGGCCTCGGCGGCGGCTGGTACGACTGGAAGCTGGTGCTGCCGCGACTGGCCGAGCACGCGCCCGCGCTCTGCTTCGACCGCCCGGGCCTGGGCTGGTCCGAGCCCTCGCGCCTCGGGCCGACGCTGGCCGGGGAGGCCGAGCGCATCAAGGCCCTGCTGACCACGCCCGGGGTGCTCGCGCCCGGCGCCGCGCCCGTCGGTCCGGCGGTGGTGGTCGGGTTCTCGCTCTCGGGCTTCCACGTCGAGGCCTTCGCGCGGCTGCATCCGGAGCTGGTGGCCGGCATGGTGCTGATCGACGGGTCGGCCGAGCCGGAGCCCGCGGCTCCGCCGACGCCGGAGCAGGCCGCCCGTTCGCTGGAGCTGTGGCAGACGGTCGGTCAGTTCGCCGCGCGCACCGGCGCCGCCGCGCTCGGTACGCCGCTGATGCGCGCGCTCGCGGTGCGGGCCACCCGGCTCGGCGGAGCAGACCTCGCCGATGCCGCGGAGGTGTCCGCCGCCGGAGCGTCCGGCCGCGTGTTCACGGCCGGACTGCTGGAGAACGCGACGTACCACGCGCTGGCCGCCCAGCTGCTCGAGCTGCGCTGCGAACGCCCGTTCCCGCAGGAGCTGCCGCTGCGGGTGATCGCCGCGTACGGCGTCTCCCCGGTGGCCCGGCTGCTGCCCTTCGCCGGCGGCTCGCTGAGACGGCGGCGCGAGCAGTGGCGTGCCCGCCAGCAGCAGTTGACGCGGATGTCCGCGCACGGAAAGCTGATCGAGCTCGAAGACAGCGCGCATTTCGTGCCGTACGACCGCCCGGACGCGATCGTCGAGGCCGTGGCCGAGGTTTGGGCTCAGCTCGTCTAG
- a CDS encoding PHP domain-containing protein: MRIDLHTHSSCSDGTDTPSELVANAAAAGLDVIALTDHDTTAGWDAAVTAGERHGVRVVPGAEISCRFGGPGGIQVHLLAYGFDRGAPEFAAERAKLRDDREHRAELITERCRELGAPITWEQVQRIARGASIGRPHVASALVEAGVVPSVDAAFSSLWLADGGRAYVEKYALEPVHAIRLVRDAGGKTVFAHPAAAKRGRIVTDEQIAMLGDAGLHGLEADHPDHDEPTRQRVRALAKSLNMVATGSSDYHGTRKTVVLGQCTTDPEAFAALLPEYA; this comes from the coding sequence ATGCGGATCGATCTGCACACCCACAGCAGTTGCTCGGACGGCACTGACACCCCGTCCGAACTGGTCGCGAACGCGGCCGCGGCCGGCCTCGACGTGATCGCGCTGACCGACCACGACACCACGGCCGGCTGGGACGCCGCGGTCACCGCGGGGGAGCGGCACGGGGTGCGGGTGGTGCCCGGGGCGGAGATCTCCTGCCGCTTCGGCGGGCCCGGCGGCATCCAGGTCCACCTGCTCGCGTACGGATTCGACCGAGGCGCCCCGGAGTTCGCGGCCGAGCGGGCGAAACTGCGCGACGACCGGGAGCATCGCGCGGAGCTGATCACTGAGCGCTGCCGCGAGCTCGGCGCGCCGATCACCTGGGAGCAGGTGCAGCGGATCGCCCGCGGCGCCTCGATCGGGCGCCCGCACGTGGCCAGCGCGCTGGTCGAGGCGGGTGTGGTGCCGAGCGTGGACGCGGCCTTCTCCAGCCTGTGGCTGGCCGACGGCGGCCGCGCCTACGTGGAGAAGTACGCCCTCGAACCCGTGCACGCGATCCGGCTGGTGCGCGACGCCGGCGGCAAGACGGTCTTCGCCCACCCGGCGGCGGCCAAGCGCGGGCGGATCGTGACGGACGAGCAGATCGCCATGCTCGGCGACGCCGGCCTGCACGGCCTCGAGGCGGACCACCCGGACCACGACGAGCCCACCCGGCAGCGGGTGCGGGCGCTGGCGAAGTCGCTGAACATGGTGGCGACCGGATCCAGCGACTACCACGGCACCCGCAAGACCGTGGTGCTCGGGCAGTGCACCACGGACCCGGAAGCCTTCGCCGCGCTGCTGCCCGAGTACGCCTGA
- a CDS encoding HpcH/HpaI aldolase/citrate lyase family protein, with product MSAVNRPRRSCLAVPGSNPRFLAKAQTLPADQVFLDLEDACAPLEKEGARLKIVEALNEGDWTGKTRTVRVNDLTTHWTYRDVITVVEGAGANLDCIMLPKVQDAGQVLWLDLLLTQIEKTMGLEVGRIGIEAQIENARGLVNVDAIAGASPRIEAIIFGPADFMASINMKSLVVGEQPTGYDVGDAYHYILMRILMAARAHDVQAIDGPYLQVRNVEGFRTVAGRSAALGFDGKWVLHPDQIAVANEVYAPTQEDYDHAELILDAYEYCTSEAGGKKGSAMLGDEMIDEASRKMALVIAGKGRAAGYSRTGRFEPPQD from the coding sequence ATGTCCGCAGTCAACCGCCCGCGCCGCTCCTGCCTGGCCGTGCCGGGCAGCAACCCGCGCTTTCTGGCCAAGGCCCAGACTCTGCCGGCCGACCAGGTCTTCCTCGATCTCGAGGACGCCTGCGCGCCGCTGGAGAAGGAGGGCGCCCGGCTCAAGATCGTCGAGGCGCTCAACGAGGGCGACTGGACCGGCAAGACCCGCACCGTGCGCGTCAACGACCTGACGACGCATTGGACCTACCGTGACGTGATCACCGTGGTCGAGGGCGCCGGCGCGAACCTGGACTGCATCATGCTTCCCAAGGTCCAGGACGCCGGGCAGGTGCTCTGGCTGGACCTGCTGCTGACCCAGATCGAGAAGACGATGGGGCTCGAGGTCGGCCGGATCGGCATCGAGGCGCAGATCGAGAACGCCCGCGGCCTGGTGAACGTGGACGCCATCGCCGGCGCCTCGCCCCGGATCGAGGCGATCATCTTCGGGCCGGCCGACTTCATGGCCTCGATCAACATGAAGTCCCTGGTGGTCGGGGAGCAGCCGACCGGCTACGACGTGGGCGACGCCTACCACTACATCCTGATGCGGATCCTGATGGCCGCCCGCGCCCATGACGTGCAGGCGATCGACGGGCCCTACCTGCAGGTGCGCAACGTCGAGGGCTTCCGCACGGTGGCCGGGCGCTCGGCCGCGCTGGGCTTCGACGGCAAGTGGGTGCTGCACCCGGACCAGATCGCGGTGGCGAACGAGGTCTACGCGCCGACCCAGGAGGACTACGACCACGCCGAGCTCATCCTGGACGCGTACGAGTACTGCACCTCCGAGGCCGGCGGGAAGAAGGGCTCGGCGATGCTCGGCGACGAGATGATCGACGAGGCCAGCCGGAAGATGGCGCTGGTGATCGCGGGCAAGGGCCGCGCGGCCGGCTACAGCCGGACCGGCAGGTTCGAGCCGCCGCAGGACTGA
- a CDS encoding acyl-CoA dehydrogenase family protein, with product MARLAKTEGLTEIQQEILGTVRTFVEREIIPVATELEHADEYPTEIVKGMAELGLFGLMIPEEFGGLGESLLTYALVVEEIARGWMSVSGILNTHFIVAYMIKQHGTPEQQAAFLPEMAEGRVRAAFSMSEPGLGSDVAAITTKGVRDGSDYLITGQKMWLTNGGTSNLVALLARTDEGADTPYKNLTTFLVEKEPGFGEVRPGLTVPGKIQKMGYKGVDTTELVLDDVRVPADRVLGGTPGRGFAHMMDGVEVGRVNVAARACGIALRAFELGIAYAQQRSAFGKPIAQHQAIQFKLADMAVKVEAAHQMMVRAARTKDAGQRNDLEAGMAKYLAAEYCKEVVEDSFRIHGGYGYSKEYEIERLYREAPMLLIGEGTAEIQRMIIGRRLLEEYKLR from the coding sequence ATGGCACGCCTGGCCAAGACCGAGGGTCTGACCGAGATCCAACAGGAGATCCTGGGGACCGTGCGCACCTTCGTGGAGCGCGAGATCATCCCGGTCGCCACGGAGCTCGAGCACGCCGACGAGTACCCGACCGAGATCGTCAAGGGGATGGCCGAGCTCGGCCTGTTCGGGCTGATGATCCCGGAGGAGTTCGGCGGGCTCGGCGAGTCGCTGCTGACCTACGCCCTGGTGGTGGAGGAGATCGCCCGCGGCTGGATGTCGGTGTCGGGGATCCTCAACACCCACTTCATCGTCGCGTACATGATCAAGCAGCACGGCACGCCGGAGCAGCAGGCGGCGTTCCTGCCGGAGATGGCCGAGGGGCGGGTGCGCGCGGCGTTCTCCATGTCCGAGCCCGGGCTGGGCTCGGACGTCGCCGCGATAACCACCAAGGGGGTGCGCGACGGTTCCGACTATCTGATCACCGGTCAGAAGATGTGGCTGACCAACGGCGGCACCAGCAACCTGGTCGCGCTGCTGGCCCGCACCGACGAGGGCGCGGACACGCCGTACAAGAACCTCACCACCTTCCTGGTGGAGAAGGAGCCGGGCTTCGGCGAGGTCCGGCCCGGGCTGACCGTGCCCGGCAAGATCCAGAAGATGGGCTACAAGGGCGTCGACACCACCGAGCTCGTGCTCGACGACGTGCGGGTGCCGGCGGACCGCGTGCTCGGCGGCACGCCCGGCCGCGGCTTCGCGCACATGATGGACGGGGTCGAGGTCGGCCGGGTGAACGTGGCGGCGCGGGCGTGCGGGATCGCGTTGCGGGCCTTCGAGCTCGGCATCGCCTACGCCCAGCAGCGTTCCGCCTTCGGCAAGCCGATCGCCCAGCACCAGGCGATCCAGTTCAAGCTGGCCGACATGGCGGTCAAGGTCGAGGCCGCGCACCAGATGATGGTGCGCGCCGCGCGGACCAAGGACGCCGGACAGCGCAACGACCTCGAGGCGGGTATGGCCAAGTACCTCGCGGCCGAGTACTGCAAGGAGGTCGTCGAGGACTCCTTCCGCATCCACGGCGGCTACGGCTACTCCAAGGAGTACGAGATCGAACGGCTCTACCGCGAGGCGCCGATGCTGCTGATCGGCGAGGGCACGGCCGAGATCCAGCGGATGATCATCGGGCGCCGGCTGCTGGAGGAGTACAAGCTGCGCTGA
- the sigE gene encoding RNA polymerase sigma factor SigE — protein MPVLGQGPVDWTPPSWEEVVRTHSARVYRLAYRLTGDRHDAEDLTQEVFVRVFRSLSTYAPGTFEGWLHRITTNLFLDQARRKSRIRFEGLADDAAERLAGREPTPAQAYFDAHLDGDIEAALAALPPEFRAAVVLCDIEGLSYEEIAATLGVKLGTVRSRIHRGRGQLRAALAHRDPHRRLEGEGASPDPQEETQRGRGGKGMR, from the coding sequence ATGCCGGTCCTGGGCCAAGGCCCGGTCGACTGGACGCCGCCGAGCTGGGAAGAGGTCGTGCGCACGCACTCGGCCCGGGTCTACCGGCTGGCCTACCGCCTCACCGGCGACCGGCACGACGCCGAGGACCTGACCCAGGAGGTCTTCGTCCGGGTCTTCCGCTCGCTGAGCACCTACGCCCCCGGCACCTTCGAGGGCTGGCTGCACCGGATCACCACCAACCTCTTCCTCGACCAGGCCCGGCGCAAGTCGCGGATCCGGTTCGAGGGCCTCGCCGACGACGCCGCCGAGCGGCTCGCCGGCCGCGAGCCCACCCCGGCCCAGGCCTACTTCGACGCCCACCTCGACGGGGACATCGAGGCCGCGCTCGCCGCGCTGCCGCCCGAGTTCCGCGCCGCGGTGGTGCTCTGCGACATCGAAGGCCTCTCCTACGAGGAGATCGCCGCGACCCTCGGGGTCAAGCTCGGCACCGTGCGCTCCCGGATCCACCGCGGCCGCGGGCAGCTGCGGGCCGCGCTGGCGCACCGCGATCCACACCGCCGGCTCGAGGGGGAGGGCGCTTCGCCCGACCCGCAGGAGGAGACCCAGCGCGGCCGTGGCGGAAAGGGGATGCGGTAA
- a CDS encoding DUF1707 SHOCT-like domain-containing protein, whose translation MAMDEQPAKRRAEMDLRASDTDRDHVAERLRAAAGHGRISLDELEERLEAVYAAKTYGELVPITADLPRDAEADGVGAPVGRALRVSEPQDATPLVGGAPGSVRRSAIAIMAGAKRAGAWVLPKRFRAFAFWGGVVIDLREARYEHAESVITATAIMGGVQIIAPENVYVDVTGIGIMGGFGENRSNGVGRANAPVVRVQGFAFWGGVMVQHVEAEQGGRGGRALEG comes from the coding sequence ATGGCGATGGACGAGCAGCCCGCGAAGCGCCGGGCGGAGATGGACCTGCGCGCCTCCGACACGGACCGCGATCATGTCGCCGAACGGCTGCGGGCAGCCGCCGGACACGGGCGGATCAGCCTGGACGAGCTTGAGGAACGGCTCGAGGCGGTCTACGCCGCGAAGACGTACGGCGAGCTGGTGCCGATCACCGCGGACCTGCCGCGGGACGCCGAGGCCGACGGGGTGGGCGCGCCGGTCGGCCGGGCCCTGCGGGTGTCCGAGCCGCAGGACGCGACGCCGCTGGTGGGCGGCGCGCCGGGATCGGTCCGGCGCAGCGCCATCGCCATCATGGCCGGGGCCAAGCGGGCCGGCGCCTGGGTGCTGCCGAAGCGCTTCCGCGCGTTCGCGTTCTGGGGCGGGGTCGTCATCGACCTGCGCGAGGCCCGGTACGAGCACGCCGAATCCGTGATCACGGCCACCGCGATCATGGGCGGGGTGCAGATCATCGCACCCGAGAACGTGTACGTGGACGTCACCGGCATCGGCATCATGGGCGGCTTCGGCGAGAACCGGTCGAACGGGGTCGGCCGGGCGAACGCGCCGGTCGTGCGGGTCCAGGGCTTCGCGTTCTGGGGCGGCGTGATGGTCCAGCACGTCGAGGCGGAGCAGGGCGGCCGGGGCGGGCGAGCGCTCGAGGGCTGA
- a CDS encoding DUF6758 family protein, translating to MKAEPSCPRCGSRVRAPGDPSAHLPVVPESLVGSVPDTVPENLASLPAAALPIAPGSAVDLWHCELHGAVHPVQPVLAPDAESLAGVVAHSQVPLWLPWPLASGWRFGGLAYVGDRTDGARATVVAASGPSPFGGEGDLLLIAEEMGIGIGARFAGLPGPDPGPIFEDTAAHAKVYAAGRPTPMWAVPGTGDRAVFVGEARGMWLWMVLWPSIDGTLLYDEVVLTDLRDAAAELAHLPMGTLSPRFFG from the coding sequence ATGAAGGCCGAGCCGAGTTGCCCACGGTGCGGGAGTCGCGTACGCGCTCCCGGCGATCCGTCGGCCCACCTGCCGGTGGTGCCGGAGTCGCTGGTCGGCTCGGTGCCGGACACCGTCCCGGAGAACCTCGCGTCGCTGCCCGCGGCCGCGCTGCCGATCGCGCCCGGGTCCGCGGTGGACCTGTGGCACTGCGAGCTGCACGGCGCGGTGCACCCGGTGCAGCCGGTGCTCGCGCCCGACGCCGAGTCGCTCGCCGGCGTGGTCGCGCACTCCCAGGTCCCGCTGTGGCTGCCCTGGCCGCTCGCCAGCGGCTGGCGCTTCGGCGGCCTGGCCTATGTCGGCGACCGCACGGACGGGGCCAGGGCCACGGTGGTGGCCGCCTCCGGACCGTCCCCGTTCGGCGGCGAGGGCGACCTGCTGCTGATCGCCGAGGAGATGGGCATCGGCATCGGCGCCCGCTTCGCCGGCCTGCCCGGCCCCGATCCGGGCCCGATCTTCGAGGACACCGCGGCGCACGCCAAGGTCTACGCGGCCGGCCGGCCCACCCCGATGTGGGCCGTGCCCGGCACCGGCGACCGCGCCGTGTTCGTCGGCGAGGCGCGCGGCATGTGGCTGTGGATGGTGCTCTGGCCGTCGATCGACGGCACCCTGCTCTACGACGAGGTGGTGCTCACCGACCTGCGCGACGCCGCCGCGGAGCTCGCGCACCTGCCGATGGGCACGCTCTCGCCGCGCTTCTTCGGGTAG
- a CDS encoding DMT family transporter: MYAEEAPCHTRLPEVPLTSQPALPVDALSVAAAAPAPAPATRGRSAVHRPPAKDVPILALAVLGVGTSGPLIAATRAPALAIAMWRNALGAAVLTPFALLRHRDELRALRRAEWLTALLAGLTLGLHFATWTPSLSMTSVASATAFAATQPIFAAVIARLRGEHVAARAWTGIVIAFLGVVALSGVDLHLSLHAFLGDLSALTAAGFAAIYMTLGAKVRQTVSLTPYTSICYGTASLTLLLLAFVTGQSLLGFSGNAWLKILALTAGAQLLGHTLFNRALKTTSPTVVSVVILLEVPIAALIAAVWLGQVPSIWALPGALLILAGLVAISTAGATAAEPETDSAPSGAHHAALIPTDG; encoded by the coding sequence TTGTACGCTGAGGAGGCACCGTGTCATACCCGCCTTCCGGAGGTACCCCTGACCAGCCAGCCCGCCCTCCCGGTCGACGCGCTGTCGGTGGCCGCGGCGGCGCCCGCCCCGGCGCCGGCGACGCGTGGCCGGTCCGCCGTGCACCGGCCGCCGGCCAAGGACGTCCCGATCCTCGCGCTGGCGGTGCTCGGCGTGGGCACCTCAGGACCCTTGATCGCCGCGACCCGCGCGCCCGCGCTGGCGATCGCCATGTGGCGCAACGCTCTGGGCGCCGCGGTGCTCACGCCGTTCGCGCTGCTGCGCCACCGCGACGAGCTGCGGGCGCTGCGGCGGGCCGAGTGGCTCACGGCGCTGCTGGCCGGTCTGACCCTCGGCCTGCACTTCGCCACCTGGACCCCGAGCCTGTCGATGACCTCGGTGGCCTCGGCGACGGCGTTCGCCGCGACACAGCCGATCTTCGCGGCCGTGATAGCCAGGCTGCGCGGCGAGCACGTGGCCGCGCGCGCCTGGACCGGGATCGTGATCGCCTTCCTCGGCGTGGTCGCGCTCTCGGGCGTCGACCTGCACCTGTCGCTGCACGCCTTCCTCGGCGACCTGTCCGCGCTCACCGCGGCCGGGTTCGCGGCGATCTACATGACCTTGGGCGCCAAGGTGCGCCAGACGGTGTCGCTGACCCCTTACACCAGCATCTGCTACGGCACGGCCTCACTGACGCTGCTGCTGCTGGCGTTCGTCACCGGCCAGTCGCTGCTCGGCTTCTCCGGCAACGCCTGGCTCAAGATCCTCGCGCTCACCGCGGGCGCCCAGCTGCTCGGGCACACCCTGTTCAACCGGGCGCTGAAGACCACCAGCCCGACCGTGGTCTCGGTGGTGATCCTGCTCGAAGTGCCGATCGCCGCGCTGATCGCGGCCGTGTGGCTGGGGCAGGTGCCCTCGATCTGGGCGCTGCCGGGGGCGCTGCTGATCCTGGCCGGGCTGGTGGCGATCAGCACCGCCGGGGCCACCGCGGCCGAGCCGGAAACCGACAGCGCGCCGAGTGGCGCGCATCACGCGGCGCTCATCCCTACTGACGGGTAA
- a CDS encoding MaoC family dehydratase produces MQFGRYFEEFDIGAVYKHWPGKTVTEYDDHLFCLLTMNHHPLHLDAHYAETATEFGRNVVVGNYIYSLLLGMSVPDVSGKAIANLEVESLRHVAPTFHGDTIYGETTVLDKTESKSKPDRGVVQVETRGLNQDGVIVCVFRRKVMVPKRPEDPAAAEPRPRAQGAA; encoded by the coding sequence ATGCAGTTCGGCCGCTACTTCGAAGAGTTCGACATCGGCGCGGTCTACAAGCACTGGCCCGGCAAGACCGTCACCGAGTACGACGACCACCTGTTCTGCCTGCTCACCATGAACCACCACCCGCTGCACCTCGACGCGCACTACGCCGAGACCGCGACGGAGTTCGGCCGGAACGTGGTGGTGGGCAACTACATCTACTCGTTGCTGCTCGGCATGTCCGTGCCCGACGTGTCCGGCAAGGCCATCGCCAACCTCGAGGTCGAGTCGCTGCGGCACGTCGCGCCGACCTTCCACGGGGACACGATCTACGGCGAGACCACGGTGCTGGACAAGACCGAGTCGAAGTCCAAGCCGGACCGCGGCGTCGTCCAGGTCGAGACCAGGGGCCTGAATCAGGACGGCGTGATCGTGTGCGTCTTCCGCCGCAAGGTCATGGTGCCCAAGCGTCCCGAGGACCCGGCCGCGGCCGAGCCCCGCCCGCGGGCGCAGGGCGCGGCGTAA
- a CDS encoding anti-sigma factor family protein, with the protein MALFGDHLGPRLAALVDGELSHDDRDRALAHIAGCAACRALVESERTLKGQLESMAMPEPSARLMAALFQIPQTHGSRRDDDDPPFGAGGDRPRSGAFGSLLGRSASFLPEFAVGLRPLPPHGDGDAEEDTSHSGYARLAGPSSLWPASSGRAPQNPEYARASGRAPLRPLWFAE; encoded by the coding sequence ATGGCGTTGTTCGGCGATCACCTCGGCCCCCGGCTCGCCGCCCTCGTCGACGGTGAGCTCTCGCACGACGACCGCGACCGCGCGCTCGCGCACATCGCGGGCTGCGCCGCCTGCCGCGCCCTGGTCGAATCCGAGCGCACGCTCAAGGGGCAGCTCGAGTCCATGGCGATGCCGGAGCCCTCGGCCCGGCTGATGGCCGCGCTCTTCCAGATCCCGCAGACGCACGGCTCCCGCCGGGACGACGACGACCCGCCGTTCGGCGCCGGCGGCGATCGTCCCCGTTCCGGTGCCTTCGGCTCGCTGCTCGGCCGCTCCGCCTCGTTCCTGCCCGAGTTCGCGGTGGGCCTGCGCCCGCTGCCGCCGCACGGCGACGGCGACGCCGAGGAGGACACCTCGCACAGCGGCTACGCCCGGCTGGCCGGTCCGTCCTCGCTCTGGCCGGCCTCCTCCGGCCGCGCGCCGCAGAACCCGGAGTACGCCCGGGCGTCCGGCCGCGCCCCGCTGCGCCCGCTGTGGTTCGCCGAATAG
- a CDS encoding sec-independent translocase: MFFDLSLPEIVVLLGLGIVLFGPDKLPQAAASAARFLRQVRAFSDNARQDLRKELGPEFEDLDLADLNPKTFVRKNLLGEGEELRDLRKEINGTLNEAGTLTPTPVPAPRVTDVANGSSPALGAGEQPPYDADAT; the protein is encoded by the coding sequence ATGTTCTTCGACTTGTCCCTGCCCGAAATAGTCGTGCTCCTCGGGCTCGGAATCGTCCTGTTCGGTCCGGACAAACTGCCCCAGGCCGCCGCCAGCGCGGCCCGGTTCCTGCGGCAGGTGCGGGCCTTCAGCGACAACGCCCGACAGGACCTGCGCAAGGAACTCGGCCCCGAGTTCGAGGACCTCGACCTCGCCGATCTGAACCCGAAGACCTTCGTGCGCAAGAACCTGCTCGGCGAGGGCGAGGAGCTGCGCGACCTGCGCAAGGAGATCAACGGCACGCTGAACGAGGCCGGGACCCTGACCCCGACGCCCGTGCCCGCGCCGCGCGTGACCGACGTGGCCAACGGGAGCAGCCCGGCCCTCGGCGCCGGCGAGCAGCCGCCGTACGACGCAGACGCCACCTGA